From Solanum lycopersicum chromosome 8, SLM_r2.1, the proteins below share one genomic window:
- the LOC138337639 gene encoding uncharacterized protein yields MENILKTLTTLCTKVDSMGLRIQKLEEKEESTSQQHDSKNAELRRSADGKKPELEGDVGKLHKTHNNVCSDTAAGTSKRTSEKPKNTNLNQLFAKPLTQKPQMQIPAEPQTSTYAVSLQNDKKRYNYITQSYIENIYKIQTYLNLNPRSTQTKNPEEDYITQKLQGYNKLIAQPKTNPNLVKTCYNYGLLNTVYTYTGEEIVGIPELHRAFLTYKRITKGNLFYIKCYTAPAEILYEEIKSPIQVVKIGLTKDMIIPEEIEKQNEIPKVEIPNFYANKRIIGIATIIQELANNYLNGNAIWSYYARDQVMIYANSKELRKSDMDEVQRWILSLLQPVEQPSTRALKKGFISEELLVRYCKLISNKYPDHKCSKCNGEDNVIPTVDLKKIKNKKFKS; encoded by the coding sequence atggaaaacatactcaaaaccctaactacactttgtacaaaagtggacagtatgggattgagaattcaaaagctagaagaaaaggaagaatctacaagtcagcagcatgactctaaaaatgcggagctacgtcgttcggcggacggtaaaaagccagaactagaaggagacgttgggaaactccataaaacccataacaatgtttgttcagatacagctgcaggtacaagtaaaagaactagtgaaaaaccaaaaaacacaaacttaaaCCAGTTATTTGCAAAACCATTAACCCAAAAACCACAAATGCAAATACCAGCAGAACCACAAACATCAACCTATGCAGTAAGCCTACAAAAcgacaaaaaaagatataactatattacccaatcttacattgaaaacatatacaaaatccaaacatacctaaacctaaacccaagatctacacaaacaaaaaatcccgaagaagattatataacccagaagctacaaggatataacaaacttattgcACAACCTAAGACCAACCCCAacctagtaaaaacatgttataactaCGGACTACTAAATACAGTATACACATATACCGGAGAAGAGATAGTCGGAATACCAGAATTACATAGAGCATTTCtgacatataaaagaattaccaaaggaaatttattctatataaaatgttatacagcaccagcagagatattatacgaagagataaaatcaccaatacaggtggtaaagataggattaacaaaagatatgattattccagaagaaatagaaaaacaaaatgagataccaaaagtagaaataccaaatttttatgcaaataaaagaataattggtatagctacgattatacaagagctagcaaacaattatttaaatggcaatgctatttggagttattatgcaagagatcaggtaatgatatatgcaaactccaaagaattaagaaaatcagacatggacgaagttcaaagatggattttgtcattattacaaccagtagaacaaccatctacgagagctttgaagaaaGGATTTATTTCAGAAGAATTATTGGTAAGGTATTGCAAacttatcagcaacaaatatccaGACCACAAATGCTCCAAATGCAACGGAGAAGACAATGTGATACCTAcagttgatttaaaaaaaataaaaaataaaaaatttaagagttaa